From a region of the Aeoliella mucimassa genome:
- a CDS encoding ankyrin repeat domain-containing protein translates to MRLVNTTLLLLGLLTLMPAAGAQDFELETDGDRLAEAIDSGSVAAVRRLLDSGVSANTLVYDSPPLQWAIWDEKYYVVKLLIDRGADVNLPDEDGYTSLMCACDMSSKRIVDLLLDKGADINAVELLYGMSALQSACSAGDEAIVDLLLERGADINHIDKYSGNCLEEAAYYGHKAVVEKLKAKGLKSDYPLHIACGIGDVEEVKKQLAAGKKADQPNEGWKNTPLHFASGGGHLEIIKLLVENGANVNAKNVLGTTLLHEAASADHLELVKWLVAQGADINAKDEEGSTPLDWSSGESATYLEEIGAEYGEYDDFEPEGDVSI, encoded by the coding sequence ATGCGACTTGTAAATACAACGTTACTGCTGTTGGGATTGCTGACGCTGATGCCGGCGGCCGGAGCGCAGGATTTCGAGCTCGAGACCGATGGCGATCGGCTTGCCGAGGCGATCGATTCAGGCAGCGTCGCGGCGGTGCGGCGGTTGCTCGACAGCGGAGTGTCGGCCAACACGTTGGTGTACGACTCGCCGCCGTTGCAGTGGGCGATCTGGGACGAGAAGTACTACGTGGTCAAACTGCTGATCGATCGCGGTGCCGACGTGAACCTGCCGGACGAGGATGGTTACACCTCGCTGATGTGTGCTTGTGATATGTCGAGTAAGCGGATCGTCGATTTGCTGCTGGACAAAGGGGCCGACATCAACGCCGTGGAGTTGCTGTACGGTATGAGCGCACTGCAGTCGGCCTGCTCGGCCGGAGACGAAGCGATCGTCGATCTGCTGCTCGAACGCGGTGCCGACATCAATCACATCGACAAGTACAGCGGTAATTGTCTGGAGGAAGCGGCCTACTACGGTCACAAAGCGGTGGTCGAGAAGCTAAAAGCGAAAGGACTCAAGTCGGACTACCCGTTGCACATTGCTTGCGGGATTGGCGATGTGGAAGAGGTAAAGAAGCAACTCGCTGCTGGCAAAAAGGCCGACCAGCCGAACGAAGGGTGGAAGAATACTCCGCTGCACTTTGCTTCGGGGGGTGGTCACTTGGAGATCATCAAGTTGTTGGTCGAGAACGGTGCCAACGTCAATGCGAAGAATGTGCTGGGTACCACCCTATTACACGAAGCGGCTTCGGCCGACCATCTGGAGCTGGTAAAGTGGTTGGTCGCGCAGGGAGCTGATATCAACGCAAAGGACGAAGAGGGCAGCACTCCGCTCGATTGGTCGTCGGGCGAGTCGGCGACCTACCTCGAAGAAATCGGCGCCGAGTATGGCGAGTACGATGACTTCGAGCCCGAGGGCGATGTGAGCATCTAG
- a CDS encoding glycosyltransferase — MHQSDHRPTRILVVTPTDPRLTGNGGNQRTAHLCEAFARHGEVSTLVFSSDEAGLPQSEGERFLVGPAHFSQRYSHRVSHPRLKWACAVGLQYNRDKTQRAAVLQAVNDYQPDLIVYRYLTQAAVAHPASLKLPFIIDIDDRMSDKYQQLAKTKTNPLKRQAIQLLARFLRVREEAVLKRSSCEVFADAKSPESATRLYFPNIPWFRPTEPSPLPEQFTLGFIGNLLYRPNSDGLRWFLSEVWPQVLQAVPDCRFVLAGLAADKFADHPGVESLGFIDSVSSLYDQASLILVPIRYGGGSNIKLPEAMAHGRPCVATSRAVGAFGSDVEGCEGLLPCSDAQQMAEAIIRLASDREQLQRAAAAAKQVADAKFSPDRLAQVADKALRIALPNPAQQTTTS; from the coding sequence ATGCATCAATCGGATCACAGACCTACGCGCATTCTGGTCGTCACTCCGACCGATCCGCGGCTCACAGGCAACGGGGGGAACCAGCGCACCGCCCACCTGTGCGAGGCGTTTGCACGCCACGGCGAGGTGAGCACGCTGGTGTTCTCGTCCGACGAAGCAGGTTTGCCCCAGAGCGAAGGCGAACGATTCCTGGTCGGCCCCGCCCACTTCTCGCAACGCTACTCCCATCGCGTGTCGCATCCCCGCTTGAAGTGGGCGTGTGCGGTTGGACTGCAATACAATCGAGACAAAACGCAGCGGGCGGCCGTGTTGCAGGCGGTAAACGATTACCAGCCCGATCTGATTGTGTATCGCTATCTCACCCAAGCCGCGGTGGCCCACCCGGCCAGCCTGAAGTTGCCGTTCATCATCGATATCGACGATCGCATGAGCGACAAGTACCAGCAGTTGGCGAAGACCAAGACCAACCCTCTCAAGCGGCAAGCGATCCAGTTACTCGCCCGCTTCTTGCGAGTCCGCGAAGAGGCGGTACTCAAGCGTTCGAGCTGCGAGGTGTTCGCCGATGCCAAGTCGCCGGAGTCCGCAACCCGTTTGTACTTTCCGAACATCCCATGGTTCCGGCCGACAGAGCCATCGCCATTGCCCGAGCAGTTTACCTTGGGGTTCATTGGCAATTTGCTATACCGCCCGAACTCCGATGGGCTGCGGTGGTTCTTGAGCGAGGTCTGGCCGCAGGTGCTCCAAGCGGTGCCCGATTGCCGGTTTGTGCTGGCCGGACTGGCGGCCGACAAGTTTGCCGACCACCCCGGCGTCGAGTCGCTCGGCTTTATCGATTCGGTCTCGTCGCTTTACGATCAAGCGTCGCTGATTCTGGTGCCGATCCGTTACGGCGGTGGCAGCAACATCAAACTGCCCGAAGCCATGGCGCATGGCCGACCTTGCGTGGCCACCAGCCGCGCGGTCGGAGCGTTTGGCAGCGACGTCGAAGGCTGCGAAGGTTTGTTGCCCTGTAGCGACGCCCAGCAGATGGCCGAGGCCATCATTCGTTTGGCCAGCGATCGCGAACAACTTCAGCGGGCCGCTGCGGCCGCTAAGCAGGTGGCCGACGCGAAGTTCTCGCCCGACCGCCTGGCCCAGGTCGCCGACAAAGCGCTCCGCATCGCCTTGCCGAATCCCGCGCAGCAAACCACCACTTCGTAG
- a CDS encoding dockerin type I domain-containing protein codes for MMNSKTFHSCLLVSMFVLPGFASAQSVPLIINEYNAVGGSKYLDTDNYGGTSVSSRNEKEDKYFATFAELQVPANSPEGVAEGTPDGRIQGNGDDWIELVVTMDHVDIRGWSLEWSEAYTIENSQAGTGGRRGGFIQFADDLLWSDLRAGTIITISEEDTIWVDTDYIENDRNFTDGITAENGGDYKIDLDTDTSFNPVLGDWWIHVSTEDEANNDTPLITTSLSNIDNGDFVPDVGEEFESGDFSVTNDAWQVTILDNNATPVIGPLGEEVAENLLWGGGGISSREVARLQVDPTSDYSTLNFGAYEDGETSTFGQPNLWNDLGDTQDFTALRSWFTGSVDGDYNQDGVVDLADYTVWRDNLGSTTNLAADGNGDNVVDAADYMYWKERFGTGFTTPAGLSSMTSAVGASQVPEPSSLLLGLLATTVLWRARR; via the coding sequence ATGATGAACTCAAAGACGTTCCACTCGTGCCTGCTGGTTTCCATGTTCGTACTGCCGGGGTTTGCCTCGGCCCAGTCGGTTCCCCTGATCATTAACGAATACAACGCGGTCGGCGGATCGAAGTATCTCGACACCGACAACTACGGCGGCACCTCGGTTTCCTCTCGAAATGAGAAGGAAGACAAGTACTTCGCCACGTTCGCCGAGCTGCAAGTACCGGCAAACTCGCCAGAGGGAGTCGCTGAGGGCACGCCTGACGGGCGGATCCAAGGCAACGGCGACGACTGGATCGAGCTCGTGGTCACCATGGACCACGTCGACATTCGCGGGTGGAGCCTCGAGTGGTCCGAGGCGTATACCATCGAGAACTCGCAGGCCGGAACCGGTGGTCGCCGCGGCGGCTTCATCCAGTTCGCCGACGACTTACTGTGGAGCGACCTTCGCGCTGGCACCATCATCACCATCAGCGAAGAAGACACCATCTGGGTCGACACCGACTACATCGAGAACGACCGCAATTTCACCGATGGTATCACCGCCGAGAACGGAGGCGACTACAAGATCGACCTCGACACCGACACTAGTTTCAACCCGGTGCTCGGCGACTGGTGGATTCATGTTAGCACCGAGGACGAAGCCAATAACGACACTCCCCTGATTACCACTTCGCTTTCGAACATCGACAATGGCGACTTCGTTCCCGATGTTGGCGAAGAGTTCGAGTCGGGCGATTTCTCCGTCACAAACGACGCCTGGCAAGTCACGATCCTCGATAACAACGCGACTCCGGTGATTGGCCCGCTCGGCGAAGAAGTCGCCGAGAACCTGCTTTGGGGCGGGGGAGGCATCAGCAGCCGCGAGGTCGCCCGCTTGCAAGTCGATCCCACGAGCGACTACTCCACACTGAACTTCGGCGCCTACGAAGATGGCGAAACCAGCACGTTTGGCCAACCCAATCTCTGGAACGACCTCGGCGATACGCAAGACTTCACCGCGCTGCGTAGCTGGTTCACCGGCAGCGTCGATGGCGACTACAACCAGGACGGAGTCGTCGACCTGGCCGACTACACCGTGTGGCGCGACAACCTTGGTTCCACCACTAACCTGGCTGCTGATGGCAACGGCGACAACGTCGTCGACGCCGCCGACTACATGTATTGGAAAGAGCGTTTCGGCACCGGTTTCACCACTCCAGCGGGTCTGAGCAGCATGACAAGTGCTGTTGGTGCGAGTCAGGTCCCCGAGCCCTCGTCGCTGCTGCTCGGCCTGCTGGCAACCACTGTGCTTTGGCGGGCTCGCCGATAG
- a CDS encoding Nif3-like dinuclear metal center hexameric protein has product MPAEASLTVRDLTALLESFAPVGLAEDWDNVGLVVGDPAHPVERVMTCLTLTEDVAHEAIDNQVELIVTHHPLPFRPLKRLTTTTGEGRVLWNLIRSGISVYSPHTAFDSAGEGINYQLATGLNLAEIHPLIPADPANADSPLGAGRCGAVLEPTTLARLAANTRQLLSIDHVRVVGDDQLPIARVAVACGSGGSLLDAAIDSGADALVTGEATFHTLLAARTAGVAVVLTGHYASERFAVERLAAWLQAQQPTLTAWASREESDPLRLLTS; this is encoded by the coding sequence ATGCCTGCCGAAGCTAGCTTGACCGTTCGTGATCTTACTGCCCTGCTCGAGTCGTTTGCGCCTGTTGGTTTGGCCGAGGACTGGGACAACGTCGGCCTGGTGGTCGGCGACCCCGCTCACCCGGTAGAGCGGGTGATGACCTGCCTGACCCTCACCGAGGATGTCGCTCACGAGGCCATCGACAACCAGGTAGAGCTGATTGTGACGCACCATCCGCTGCCGTTCCGCCCGCTCAAGCGGCTCACCACCACGACCGGCGAAGGGCGGGTGCTCTGGAACCTCATCCGCAGCGGCATCTCGGTCTACAGCCCGCACACCGCGTTCGACTCGGCGGGCGAGGGTATCAACTACCAACTCGCGACCGGTTTGAACCTGGCGGAGATCCATCCACTGATTCCTGCCGACCCGGCGAACGCCGACTCGCCGCTCGGCGCCGGACGGTGCGGGGCGGTGCTCGAACCAACCACGCTCGCGCGACTCGCTGCGAACACCCGACAACTGCTGTCGATCGATCACGTGCGTGTGGTCGGCGACGACCAACTGCCGATCGCCCGCGTAGCCGTGGCCTGCGGCAGCGGCGGTTCGCTGCTCGATGCGGCGATCGACTCCGGGGCCGACGCCCTGGTGACCGGCGAGGCCACTTTCCACACGCTGCTGGCAGCACGCACCGCCGGCGTAGCCGTGGTGCTCACCGGGCACTACGCCAGCGAACGCTTTGCGGTCGAGCGACTCGCCGCATGGCTGCAAGCGCAACAACCTACGCTCACTGCGTGGGCGAGTCGCGAGGAGAGCGACCCGCTCCGCTTGCTGACTTCCTAG
- a CDS encoding DUF1559 family PulG-like putative transporter: MQPSHSPKAFTLVELLVVIAIIGILVALLLPAVQSAREAARRTQCVNNMKQIGLAMLNYESTTKQFPPGQRRYVMFGDEFAWSVFLLDYMEESAIYDLLKLDKDLDAVENKGTADAPGPVTLLVSAYLCPSQSRAHVSRDFDDRVIDLDSDGDRLDIGKDDGMACTDYLGIKGPHKNALNPADGNLKYGPNRGVLLSFKDIKFGNRLLEPPKVRAKDIIDGLSNTMVVAECSGRGEDVGMWANGKGVSSIEHPVNSDPDLAWAEEDILSDHPGGANVLFADGSVHFVSEDIELATLQAFASRNGYEVVPSLK, encoded by the coding sequence ATGCAACCATCGCATTCGCCAAAAGCCTTTACGCTCGTTGAGCTACTCGTGGTGATTGCCATCATCGGCATTCTGGTTGCCCTGTTGTTGCCGGCCGTGCAGTCCGCCCGCGAGGCGGCCCGCCGAACGCAGTGCGTCAACAACATGAAGCAAATCGGGTTGGCCATGCTCAACTACGAGTCGACCACTAAGCAATTCCCGCCCGGGCAGCGTCGGTACGTGATGTTCGGCGACGAGTTTGCCTGGTCGGTGTTTCTGCTCGACTACATGGAAGAGTCGGCCATCTACGACTTATTGAAACTCGATAAGGATCTCGACGCGGTCGAGAACAAAGGAACCGCCGACGCTCCCGGACCTGTCACGCTGCTGGTTTCGGCCTACCTTTGCCCCAGTCAGTCGCGGGCGCACGTGAGTCGCGACTTCGACGACCGCGTGATCGACCTCGACAGCGATGGCGACCGACTCGACATCGGCAAAGACGACGGCATGGCCTGCACCGACTACCTCGGCATCAAAGGACCTCACAAGAACGCCTTGAACCCGGCTGATGGCAATCTGAAGTACGGCCCCAACCGGGGAGTGCTGCTCTCGTTCAAAGACATCAAGTTCGGCAACCGGTTGCTCGAACCGCCGAAGGTTCGTGCGAAGGACATCATCGACGGGCTGTCGAACACCATGGTGGTTGCCGAGTGTAGCGGGCGCGGTGAAGACGTCGGCATGTGGGCCAACGGCAAAGGAGTCTCGAGCATCGAGCACCCGGTGAACTCCGATCCCGATCTCGCGTGGGCCGAGGAAGACATTCTCTCCGACCATCCCGGCGGAGCGAACGTGCTATTCGCCGATGGCTCGGTGCACTTTGTGAGCGAAGACATCGAGCTGGCAACGCTGCAAGCCTTTGCTTCGCGCAACGGGTACGAGGTGGTGCCGAGTCTCAAGTAG
- a CDS encoding polysaccharide pyruvyl transferase family protein produces the protein MPEQIRTFCWDDQNAPNRLAYYKKLASKKNAFLVGNAGDLLSGSIIQHAYKLPHVNVKKEGHRLLLVGSVFHFVKPGDIACGIGVREGQPVQTDCRIMGLRGPLSYETLKSAGYDMSECKFLYDPGLMIRELAPATKPVRPRGQIFIPHYRERFNYLLNTQLMRKRVSVVSIDATPEAIAHRIRRAELVYTSSLHGVVFAHSLGVPCVFVRPQTGEPMFKYQDYYASIGVPYPTPADNIAAALSQPKPDSPTEISYRDGDIQLPSKEVLQESGALEVG, from the coding sequence GTGCCCGAACAAATTCGCACCTTCTGTTGGGACGATCAGAACGCCCCCAATCGACTGGCGTACTACAAGAAGCTGGCTTCGAAGAAGAACGCGTTCCTCGTCGGCAACGCGGGCGACTTGCTGTCGGGTTCTATCATTCAGCACGCGTACAAGCTGCCGCATGTGAATGTAAAGAAAGAGGGCCACCGTCTACTGCTGGTTGGCTCGGTGTTTCACTTCGTGAAGCCTGGCGACATCGCTTGTGGTATCGGAGTGCGCGAAGGCCAGCCGGTGCAGACCGATTGTCGCATCATGGGATTGCGGGGGCCGCTGAGTTACGAAACGCTGAAGTCGGCTGGGTACGACATGAGCGAATGCAAATTCCTGTACGATCCCGGGTTGATGATCCGCGAGTTGGCTCCGGCCACCAAGCCGGTCCGGCCGCGGGGGCAGATCTTCATTCCCCATTATCGCGAGCGGTTCAACTACCTGCTCAACACCCAGCTGATGCGCAAGCGGGTGTCGGTGGTCAGCATCGACGCCACGCCCGAAGCAATCGCCCATCGCATTCGTCGCGCGGAGCTGGTGTATACCTCGTCGCTGCACGGGGTGGTGTTCGCCCACTCGCTGGGAGTGCCGTGCGTGTTCGTGCGACCCCAGACCGGCGAGCCGATGTTCAAGTACCAGGATTATTACGCGTCGATCGGAGTGCCCTACCCAACGCCGGCCGACAACATCGCCGCAGCCCTCAGCCAACCAAAGCCCGACTCGCCGACCGAAATCTCCTACCGCGACGGCGACATCCAACTCCCCAGCAAAGAAGTGCTCCAAGAGTCAGGGGCGCTGGAGGTGGGGTAG
- a CDS encoding TIGR00266 family protein, which produces MDAPRCHEVDYQIFGDDMQYVEVELDPGETVVAEAGAMNYVEDGIVFEAHMGDGSKTNQGFFGKLVDAGKRTLTGESIFMTHFTNQGDGKRRVAFAAPFPGKIVPLDMAKIGGVLTCQKDAFLCAAFGTRIGIAFQRRLGAGFFGGEGFILQRLEGDGHAFIHASGAIIKKRLNGETLRVDTGCIVAFTEGINYDIQRAGSLKSMFFGGEGMFLATLSGTGTVLLQSLPFSRLANRVLQHAPVAGGSSRGEGSVIGGLGNLFGD; this is translated from the coding sequence ATGGACGCACCTCGCTGCCATGAAGTGGATTACCAAATCTTTGGCGACGACATGCAATACGTGGAAGTCGAACTCGACCCGGGCGAGACCGTTGTTGCCGAAGCCGGCGCGATGAACTACGTGGAAGATGGCATTGTGTTCGAAGCCCACATGGGCGACGGATCAAAGACCAACCAGGGATTCTTTGGCAAACTGGTGGACGCGGGCAAGCGAACCCTCACCGGCGAGTCGATCTTCATGACCCACTTCACCAACCAGGGCGATGGCAAACGCCGGGTTGCTTTTGCTGCCCCGTTTCCGGGCAAGATTGTTCCGCTCGACATGGCCAAAATCGGCGGCGTGCTCACCTGCCAGAAAGACGCGTTCCTCTGCGCGGCGTTTGGCACCCGCATCGGCATTGCGTTTCAGCGTCGGCTCGGGGCTGGATTCTTCGGCGGCGAAGGCTTCATCCTGCAACGCCTGGAGGGGGACGGTCACGCGTTTATCCACGCCAGCGGGGCGATCATCAAGAAGCGGCTCAACGGCGAGACACTTCGCGTCGACACTGGTTGCATCGTCGCGTTCACCGAAGGCATCAACTACGACATCCAGCGGGCGGGCAGCTTGAAGAGTATGTTCTTCGGCGGCGAAGGGATGTTCCTCGCCACGCTGAGCGGCACCGGCACCGTACTGTTGCAAAGCCTGCCCTTCTCGCGACTGGCCAATCGCGTGCTGCAGCACGCTCCGGTCGCAGGTGGCTCGTCGCGCGGCGAAGGCTCCGTGATCGGTGGACTTGGCAACCTGTTCGGCGACTAA
- a CDS encoding cold-shock protein: MAEGTIKRLTDKGFGFIDTGSGKDMFFHSSNVEGTSYDELREGQQVSFVEGMGPKGPRAEQVRPV; the protein is encoded by the coding sequence ATGGCTGAAGGTACAATCAAGCGTTTGACAGACAAGGGCTTCGGATTCATCGACACTGGAAGTGGCAAGGACATGTTCTTCCACTCCTCGAACGTCGAAGGAACCAGCTACGACGAACTTCGTGAAGGACAACAAGTCTCCTTCGTCGAAGGTATGGGCCCCAAGGGTCCTCGTGCCGAGCAGGTACGGCCTGTCTGA
- a CDS encoding phytanoyl-CoA dioxygenase family protein → MNAEDLKQIATEGYCLLPDVVDALQVQRLVSAVGRGETTRAGSRNARRLLESCPTVAELADSRAIREVVEPVLGAAAFVVRGLLFDKVEGANWQVAWHQDLMIPVRQQIETPGFSAWSSKQGVVHVCPPAEVLAGMLTVRVHLDDCPQENGPLMVLPGTHQRGILSTEQSQQLVAESEPEVCLARAGDVLVMRPLLLHASRPASSATHRRVVHLEYATQPLPGLLQWWQSTAT, encoded by the coding sequence ATGAATGCCGAGGACCTCAAGCAAATTGCTACCGAAGGGTACTGTTTGCTGCCGGATGTGGTGGATGCTCTGCAAGTGCAGCGGCTGGTATCGGCGGTCGGGCGGGGGGAAACCACGCGTGCAGGTTCGCGCAACGCGCGGCGTTTACTGGAGAGCTGTCCGACTGTCGCCGAGTTGGCCGATAGCCGTGCGATTCGAGAGGTCGTTGAGCCGGTGCTCGGGGCTGCTGCGTTCGTTGTGCGAGGGCTACTGTTCGACAAAGTCGAGGGGGCCAACTGGCAGGTTGCCTGGCATCAGGACTTGATGATTCCGGTCCGCCAGCAAATCGAAACGCCCGGCTTCTCGGCTTGGAGCTCCAAGCAAGGCGTGGTGCACGTTTGCCCGCCGGCCGAGGTGCTGGCCGGCATGCTGACCGTGCGAGTGCATCTCGACGATTGCCCGCAGGAGAATGGCCCGCTGATGGTGCTGCCCGGTACGCATCAGCGAGGCATCCTCTCTACGGAACAATCGCAGCAATTGGTCGCTGAAAGCGAACCTGAAGTGTGCCTTGCACGAGCTGGCGATGTGCTGGTGATGCGGCCGCTGCTCTTGCATGCTTCGCGACCAGCCAGCTCGGCGACTCATCGCCGCGTCGTGCACTTGGAGTACGCCACCCAGCCGCTGCCTGGGCTGCTGCAGTGGTGGCAATCCACGGCTACTTGA
- a CDS encoding secretin N-terminal domain-containing protein, translating to MVLARLSICTVCMLLVDSALAQELLATNDSLPPAVTAANTGAAQDAENVQLQFRFAEAPWPTVLEWIADKANLSLDMADEPTGTFNYIDDKQCTVTEAIDVMNGYLLPRGFVLLRRDQFLVVMKTDNPMLPNLIPTVPASQLKRYGNNELLRIVVHVEGYTPEEVANQVTTILGPKGVASPLDSSGALVLQGFGRSLREAVDLLDQTQAPPSDNELIFKSFTLRNIPASDAERQIQNLFGLGGNPYQAAMQRRAEWSRRERGREGEEGQQRPDSPTPLVENIAMNMKVSSLRQTNSLLVTATPAAITLIEDILATIDVEPAGSKGGGPGSNIPELRVYTVDNADEDDVAETVNAVIPGVVINEDRRNNSIHVLATPAEHDQVDELISTINSGGIGSGVEVIPLTQNDPTFMSEYLSSLFKNENRDNRPVITPGFQNQSLIVRGSSRQLGEIRKALASFNETGVDDSQLGDGNRVRRLPLGASRDAERIARTVKDLLEDNRQFDNKIRVVVPSDSSDSPAATPANNGVRRVPIEDQEDQENQASRAPAANLMLAAYEQPAPAAEEATSEQTEVPQATSEQTPQKVEAVEQATADANQVAAKPGTPARLPRVTIEVQGSDLLMYSDDAVALDKVEQTVRDLVRQMPSRTEWTVFFLRAAPADTTARTLVDLLRSDSTTEVVIGSAVDVSYSSLADETMRIVPDVRTNALFISGTDEQLKRTEQFLEFLDTSELPGSLRDRIPRSIAVEYADVNEVAQIIRELYKDYLVDPMAAAARGSRDSREAQARMARVMNQSQNSGLRPSGIQLTISVDEASNTLLISCNDTLFTQISQLVKQRDQAAYESQPVTQMMRISPSSAEQVRSVLSGMESETVEIQISNEQDRRRSRYSRDRRR from the coding sequence ATGGTTCTTGCGCGACTAAGTATTTGCACGGTTTGTATGTTGCTGGTCGATAGCGCGCTGGCTCAAGAGCTTCTGGCCACGAACGATTCGTTGCCGCCTGCAGTCACTGCAGCGAACACCGGCGCGGCCCAGGATGCCGAGAACGTACAACTGCAGTTTCGCTTCGCCGAGGCTCCCTGGCCGACCGTGTTGGAGTGGATTGCCGATAAGGCGAACCTGTCGCTCGACATGGCCGACGAGCCAACCGGCACGTTCAACTACATCGACGATAAGCAATGCACAGTGACCGAAGCGATCGACGTGATGAACGGCTACTTGCTGCCTCGAGGATTCGTGCTGCTGCGTCGCGATCAGTTCCTGGTGGTCATGAAGACCGACAACCCGATGCTGCCGAATCTGATTCCCACGGTGCCTGCTTCGCAGCTCAAGCGATATGGCAATAACGAGCTGCTGCGAATCGTGGTGCACGTGGAAGGCTACACGCCGGAAGAGGTGGCGAATCAGGTGACCACGATCTTGGGTCCCAAGGGGGTGGCCTCGCCGCTCGATTCGTCGGGCGCGTTGGTGCTGCAAGGGTTTGGGCGCAGCTTGCGCGAGGCGGTCGACTTGCTCGACCAGACACAGGCGCCGCCGTCGGACAACGAGTTGATCTTCAAGTCGTTCACGTTGCGGAATATTCCTGCATCGGACGCGGAGCGGCAGATTCAAAACCTGTTTGGGCTCGGTGGCAATCCGTATCAAGCAGCCATGCAGCGACGAGCCGAGTGGTCGCGACGCGAGCGTGGGCGTGAAGGCGAGGAAGGCCAGCAGCGGCCCGATTCGCCGACGCCGTTGGTCGAGAATATTGCGATGAACATGAAGGTGTCGTCGCTCCGGCAAACGAACAGCCTGCTGGTGACCGCCACGCCGGCAGCGATAACTCTGATAGAAGACATCCTCGCGACGATCGACGTAGAACCAGCAGGCAGCAAAGGGGGTGGCCCCGGGAGCAACATTCCTGAACTGCGGGTGTATACCGTGGACAATGCCGATGAAGACGACGTGGCCGAAACCGTGAACGCGGTGATCCCCGGTGTGGTGATCAACGAGGATCGTCGCAACAACTCGATTCACGTGCTGGCCACCCCGGCCGAGCACGATCAGGTCGACGAGCTGATCAGCACCATCAACTCCGGTGGCATCGGCAGTGGTGTCGAGGTGATTCCCCTCACGCAGAACGACCCGACCTTCATGAGCGAGTATTTGTCGTCGTTGTTCAAAAACGAAAACCGCGACAACCGCCCGGTGATCACGCCCGGCTTCCAGAACCAATCGCTTATCGTCCGCGGTTCGTCGCGACAGTTGGGCGAGATTCGCAAGGCGCTCGCTTCGTTTAACGAAACTGGCGTCGACGACAGTCAGCTGGGCGACGGCAATCGGGTGCGACGGTTGCCGCTTGGGGCGAGTCGCGACGCGGAACGCATCGCGCGGACCGTGAAGGACCTGCTGGAAGACAATCGCCAGTTCGATAACAAGATTCGCGTGGTGGTTCCGTCGGACAGTTCCGATTCGCCAGCCGCTACGCCGGCGAATAACGGAGTGCGTCGGGTGCCGATCGAAGACCAGGAAGATCAGGAAAATCAGGCCAGTCGTGCACCGGCGGCGAACTTGATGCTCGCTGCTTACGAGCAGCCGGCTCCCGCGGCCGAAGAAGCAACCAGTGAGCAAACCGAGGTGCCGCAGGCTACCAGCGAGCAAACGCCGCAAAAAGTGGAAGCGGTAGAGCAAGCAACCGCTGATGCGAATCAAGTTGCCGCGAAGCCTGGCACTCCTGCCCGGTTGCCGCGGGTGACGATTGAAGTGCAAGGGAGCGACCTATTGATGTACTCGGACGATGCGGTCGCGCTCGACAAGGTGGAGCAAACCGTTCGCGATCTGGTGCGGCAGATGCCATCGCGGACGGAGTGGACCGTGTTCTTCCTACGGGCAGCGCCGGCCGACACCACCGCGCGAACGCTAGTCGACTTGCTGCGAAGCGACTCGACGACCGAGGTGGTCATTGGTTCCGCGGTCGACGTGAGCTATAGCAGCTTGGCCGACGAAACCATGCGCATCGTTCCCGACGTGCGAACCAATGCGTTGTTCATCAGCGGTACCGACGAGCAGCTCAAGCGAACGGAGCAGTTCCTGGAGTTCCTTGATACGAGCGAACTGCCGGGATCGCTTCGCGACCGGATTCCTCGTTCGATCGCGGTGGAATATGCGGACGTGAACGAAGTGGCTCAGATTATTCGCGAGCTGTACAAAGACTATTTGGTCGATCCCATGGCGGCTGCCGCTCGCGGAAGTCGCGACAGCCGCGAGGCGCAAGCTCGCATGGCTCGGGTGATGAACCAGTCGCAGAACTCAGGTCTTCGGCCGTCGGGGATTCAGCTCACGATTTCCGTAGACGAGGCTTCGAACACGCTGTTGATCTCGTGCAACGATACGTTGTTCACGCAGATTAGCCAGTTGGTCAAGCAGCGCGATCAGGCGGCTTATGAATCGCAGCCGGTGACGCAGATGATGCGGATCAGCCCTTCGTCGGCCGAGCAGGTGCGCTCGGTGCTCAGTGGCATGGAATCGGAAACCGTCGAGATTCAGATTTCGAACGAGCAGGATCGCCGCCGTTCGCGTTACAGTCGCGACCGCCGCCGATAG